CTTCGTTACGGAAGTTACGGTTGATTTCGAACACACGCTCAAAACCACCCACAACCAGACGCTTCAGGTAAAGCTCCGGGGCAATACGCAGGTACATTTCGATGTCCAGCGCATTGTGATGGGTGACGAAAGGACGGGCAGAGGCGCCGCCTGGGATCACGTGCATCATAGGGGTCTCAACTTCCATGAACTCTTTTTTGATCATGAAGTTACGGATGGCAGCAACCACTTTTGAGCGCATTTTGAAGGCTTCACGTGAGTCTTCGTTGACGATGAGGTCAACATAACGCTGGCGGTAGCGAGTTTCCTGATCGGTCAGACCGTGGAATTTCTCAGGCAGTGGGCGCAGTGCCTTGGTCAGCAGCTCGTAGCGCTCCATGTTCACATAGAGGTCGCCCTTACCGGACAGGTGCAGGGTACCTTCCACACCGATGATGTCACCGATATCCAGACCGGCATAACGGTCTTTCAAGTCGGCCTGCACGCCTTTATCGGCATAGGCCTGGATACGGCCAGACACGTCCTGCAGTACCAGGAAGGGACCACGCTTGGCCATTACACGGCCGGCGATGGCAGTTTGGAAACCCAGGGCTTCCAACTCTTCCTTGGTCTTGTCACCGAACTGCGCTTGAAGCTCGGCGGCCTTGTGTTTACGGCGGAAGGTGTTCGGGTGACCATTGGCTGGGCAGTTCTTGCGGACGTGTTCCAGCTTGGCACGACGTTCAGCAATCAGCTTATTCTCGTCTTGGATGTGTTCAGTCATCGTCTCTTCTCGCAGTAAATTACAGCCCGGATTTAAGGCTGGCTTCAATAAACTTGTCCAGATCGCCGTCCAGCACCGATTGGGTGTTGCGGGTCTCTACGCCGGTACGCAAATCCTTGATACGGGAATCATCCAGTACATAAGAGCGGATTTGGCTACCCCAGCCGATGTCAGACTTGGCATCTTCGGCGGCCTGCTTTTCAGCGTTTTGCTTTTGCAGCTCCAGCTCATAGAGCTTGGCTTTCAGCTGCTTCATGGCGGTGTCTTTGTTCTTGTGCTGTGAGCGGTCGTTCTGACACTGCACCACGGTATTGGTGGGCAAGTGGGTGATACGTACCGCAGATTCAGTCCGGTTTACGTGCTGACCACCGGCACCCGAGGCGCGGTATACGTCGATACGCAGATCGGCCGGATTGATATCAATCTCGATGTCATCATCGATTTCCGGATACACAAACACAGAGCAGAACGAGGTGTGACGACGGCCGCTGGAGTCGAATGGCGACTTACGCACCAAACGATGTACACCGGTTTCGGTGCGCAGCCAGCCATAGGCATACTCGCCGGTAAACTTGATGGTGGCACTCTTGATACCGGCCACGTCACCGTCTGACACTTCAATCAATTCAGGTTTGAAGTCGTGGGCTTCACCCCAACGCAGGTACATGCGCAGCACCATTTCGGCCCAGTCCTGGGCTTCGGTACCACCGGAGCCGGACTGAATGTCCAGGTAACAGTCAGAGGGATCCTGCGGGCCGGAGAACATACGGCGGAACTCCAGATCCTCAAGGCTCTTCTCAAGCTCATCGAGCTCGGCCTTGGCATCGTCAAAGGTGCCTTCGTCTTCTTCCTCAACAGCCAGTTCCAGCAGGCCTTCCACATCTTCCAGACCCGAATCCAGAGTGTCTATGGTCTTGACCACATTCTCCAGGCTGGCGCGTTCTTTGCCCAGTGCCTGAGCACGCTCGGGGTTGTTCCAGACATCTGAGCTTTCAAGCTCGCGGGTAACTTCTTCCAGACGCTCTTTTTTGGCGTCGTAGTCAAAGATACCCCCTAAGGAGCATAGTGCGCTGGGCCAGCTCCTTAATTTTGAATTTAACCGGATTGACTTCAAACATGGTGATTCAACTTAAATCGATTGGATAACAGAAAAATTAACGGCGTATTCTACCAAAGTGACCGGCTGGATACCAGTTAAGCATCCGGCTTTGTCCGGGGCTTTTTGTACCATTTTGCTCCCTGTCCACCCGAGTCCACCTGAGCTTGGTTGCGCCTTGGATTCCCCGGGCCTTAACCAGGCCAAAACCCTGCCACACCATGGCTTACTACCTCGCCCTATTTGGTCGCGTTAAGCGCGAAGGATGGCCGCGTTAATCGCGAAGGACGGGCGCGCCGCCCCTTCTGGCAGGGCCGCGGAGCCTGTCTATACTGTTGAGATGGACGAAAAAATCCCCGTGTGCTGCTATCACGAAGATGAGGGATTTTCATGCTCAGAGCCCGCAGGCCCCAGCGGCCTGTGTTACTGGCATGACCCCCGCATCACCAAAGATGGCCCAGATGACAAAGCCAAACTCGAAGCATACGCCCGCAAGGGTGGCATGCTCAGAGGCATTCACCTCAAGCGTGCCGAGCTGGCCGGTATCGATTTGGTTAAACACCACAGCAAAACCGGTTATGACATGAGCCATGCCGAGCTGTACCGGGCCAATCTTA
This sequence is a window from Shewanella zhangzhouensis. Protein-coding genes within it:
- the prfB gene encoding peptide chain release factor 2 (programmed frameshift), with translation MFEVNPVKFKIKELAQRTMLLRGYLDYDAKKERLEEVTRELESSDVWNNPERAQALGKERASLENVVKTIDTLDSGLEDVEGLLELAVEEEDEGTFDDAKAELDELEKSLEDLEFRRMFSGPQDPSDCYLDIQSGSGGTEAQDWAEMVLRMYLRWGEAHDFKPELIEVSDGDVAGIKSATIKFTGEYAYGWLRTETGVHRLVRKSPFDSSGRRHTSFCSVFVYPEIDDDIEIDINPADLRIDVYRASGAGGQHVNRTESAVRITHLPTNTVVQCQNDRSQHKNKDTAMKQLKAKLYELELQKQNAEKQAAEDAKSDIGWGSQIRSYVLDDSRIKDLRTGVETRNTQSVLDGDLDKFIEASLKSGL
- the lysS gene encoding lysine--tRNA ligase is translated as MTEHIQDENKLIAERRAKLEHVRKNCPANGHPNTFRRKHKAAELQAQFGDKTKEELEALGFQTAIAGRVMAKRGPFLVLQDVSGRIQAYADKGVQADLKDRYAGLDIGDIIGVEGTLHLSGKGDLYVNMERYELLTKALRPLPEKFHGLTDQETRYRQRYVDLIVNEDSREAFKMRSKVVAAIRNFMIKKEFMEVETPMMHVIPGGASARPFVTHHNALDIEMYLRIAPELYLKRLVVGGFERVFEINRNFRNEGLSPRHNPEFTMMEFYMAYADYKDLIDLTEEMLSSIAKELLGDTKLPYGEHVIDFGGPYTRMSMLEAIKHYNPDNATIQAMTYEEVKNIDFMRKLAKDVGIETETFWSCGQLLEEIFGETAEPKLMQPTFITGYPADISPLARRSDGNDFITDRFEFFIGGREVANGFSELNDAEDQDNRFKAQVEAKDAGDDEAMFYDADFITALEHGLPPTAGQGIGIDRLVMLFTNTHTIRDVILFPAMRPQA